A single genomic interval of Paenibacillus macerans harbors:
- a CDS encoding MerR family transcriptional regulator has translation MHTVKEAAQITGLTEHAVRFYTDKGLVPSVQRNENNIRMFDEESINWLHGVKCLKQSGMPLEVIKMYVDLCLEGDTTIPQRYKLIMEHKEAALAKLEEAKRHVAHLEEKTALYQAILEHRSPDTTNPGNWDKIQHMHGDVFYSPSVRKA, from the coding sequence ATGCATACGGTCAAAGAAGCCGCCCAGATCACGGGACTCACCGAGCACGCCGTGCGCTTTTACACGGATAAAGGCCTGGTGCCAAGCGTACAGCGCAATGAGAATAATATCCGGATGTTCGACGAAGAATCGATCAACTGGCTGCATGGCGTCAAATGCCTCAAGCAATCCGGGATGCCGCTTGAAGTCATTAAAATGTACGTCGATTTATGTCTCGAAGGGGATACGACCATTCCGCAACGCTACAAACTCATCATGGAGCATAAAGAAGCGGCGCTCGCTAAGCTCGAGGAAGCCAAGCGGCACGTTGCCCATTTGGAGGAGAAAACGGCCCTATATCAGGCCATACTGGAGCACCGCTCTCCAGACACGACCAATCCCGGCAACTGGGACAAAATTCAGCATATGCATGGTGACGTTTTTTACTCGCCTTCCGTTCGTAAGGCATGA
- a CDS encoding ankyrin repeat domain-containing protein has product MIVLKDIGRFQELPEIAMHIYRGNIPALDAAIAAGWDIEEGIELSKHIAISPLDLALVSQQMEVVKLLVKHGVNLNVHHNPAFLRTVRYCGEDIVRYIAAQGAEMDKLNQTGSGAYSQAYYGNKKNIPLIHELGLDIKLHGGEVMRQAVSDHDLKTLKYLLDQGVDINYNRPDMVYPYGATPLTVAARMGNMTMVKFLIEHGADVTLAEKDGERPYTIAVSNKDTVMADYLKSLEPAEFHHVENKKHELKKYKLPDELVSFLTGDKLRLELAQNEYEIGYIDFFTLTDTIEMKVGRQKLLRLSADIDNYSDLQLVWNPKNKGRIGCYDVEHQAYADLCSFTEFLEQPELHLMKFLEGEL; this is encoded by the coding sequence TTGATCGTCCTGAAAGATATCGGCAGGTTCCAGGAGCTGCCGGAAATCGCGATGCATATTTACAGAGGAAATATTCCGGCTTTGGATGCCGCAATCGCAGCAGGCTGGGATATTGAGGAGGGCATCGAACTTAGTAAGCATATTGCAATTAGTCCGTTAGATCTGGCGCTCGTATCGCAGCAAATGGAGGTTGTAAAGCTGCTGGTAAAGCACGGTGTCAACCTGAATGTCCATCATAATCCAGCTTTTTTGAGAACTGTTCGCTATTGCGGGGAGGACATCGTCCGTTACATTGCAGCGCAGGGTGCCGAGATGGACAAGCTCAATCAAACGGGGTCAGGCGCCTATTCACAGGCCTACTATGGCAACAAAAAAAATATTCCGCTTATTCATGAGCTGGGATTGGACATCAAGCTGCATGGCGGTGAGGTAATGCGTCAAGCCGTATCGGACCACGACCTGAAGACACTCAAGTATTTGCTCGATCAGGGGGTGGACATCAATTATAATAGGCCGGATATGGTCTATCCTTATGGGGCGACTCCGTTAACGGTGGCTGCTCGTATGGGGAATATGACCATGGTCAAATTTTTGATTGAACACGGTGCAGACGTTACTCTAGCGGAAAAAGACGGCGAGCGGCCGTATACGATTGCGGTCAGCAATAAGGATACGGTCATGGCTGATTATTTGAAATCACTGGAACCGGCTGAATTTCATCATGTGGAGAACAAGAAACATGAGCTTAAAAAATATAAATTACCCGACGAACTGGTCAGCTTTCTTACAGGAGATAAGCTGCGCCTTGAGCTGGCGCAAAATGAATATGAAATCGGGTATATCGATTTTTTTACATTGACCGATACGATTGAGATGAAAGTCGGCAGGCAAAAGCTGCTGCGTCTTTCCGCCGATATCGACAATTACTCCGACCTGCAGTTGGTTTGGAACCCCAAGAATAAAGGCCGGATAGGCTGCTATGACGTGGAGCATCAGGCGTATGCGGATTTATGCAGCTTTACAGAGTTCCTCGAGCAGCCTGAATTGCACCTCATGAAGTTTCTTGAGGGGGAGTTGTAA
- a CDS encoding NAD(P)H-binding protein, which produces MPNESSIRILLTGGQGKTSSRIAQLLHSQGYLIRRAGRSVPKPGDQQVGEHAPFDWFDDSNHADLLQDVHAVYLVAPASLHPEEVMIPFIRRALDASVRRFVLLSSASIPEDGPVFGPVHRYLQEHAPEWAVLRPSYFMQNFTDARHGHGHSLRHSGHIYTAAGDGKIGFVDADDIAAVGFHALTDKEPHNREHIITGPESLTYDDVARVIRSVTGLNAKHIHITPEQLTERHRAAGLPESYAEYLAGLDVRIRLEGLEDQVTDTVLRVTGREPRSLEQFISEHKTSFHSI; this is translated from the coding sequence ATGCCTAATGAATCATCCATTCGTATACTACTCACCGGAGGACAGGGTAAGACTTCCTCCCGCATTGCACAGCTGCTGCACAGTCAGGGTTATCTGATTCGCAGAGCCGGACGCAGCGTACCCAAGCCCGGGGATCAACAAGTCGGCGAACACGCCCCATTCGACTGGTTCGATGACTCTAACCATGCTGACCTCCTGCAGGACGTCCATGCCGTATATCTGGTTGCACCTGCGAGCCTGCATCCTGAAGAAGTCATGATTCCTTTTATCCGCAGGGCTCTTGACGCTTCGGTTAGGCGCTTCGTCCTGTTATCCAGTGCCTCGATTCCGGAGGATGGCCCCGTTTTCGGACCCGTTCACCGTTACCTGCAAGAGCATGCCCCCGAATGGGCCGTACTGCGCCCTTCCTATTTCATGCAGAACTTCACGGATGCCAGACACGGGCACGGGCATTCCTTGCGCCATAGCGGGCACATCTATACTGCAGCCGGAGACGGCAAGATAGGCTTCGTCGACGCAGATGATATTGCAGCTGTCGGCTTTCATGCCCTGACCGACAAGGAGCCCCATAACCGGGAGCATATCATTACTGGGCCGGAATCCCTCACTTATGACGATGTGGCCAGAGTGATCCGCAGCGTTACCGGCCTGAACGCCAAGCACATCCATATCACACCAGAGCAACTCACAGAGAGGCATAGGGCCGCCGGCTTGCCGGAGAGCTATGCCGAATACCTGGCCGGACTGGATGTCCGCATTCGTCTCGAAGGATTGGAGGATCAGGTAACGGACACGGTACTTCGTGTAACCGGGCGAGAGCCGCGTTCCCTGGAGCAATTCATTTCGGAGCATAAGACATCATTCCATTCCATCTAA
- a CDS encoding aldo/keto reductase — MQTVTLNNGVKMPVIGFGVYQVPDAEECENAVYEALMTGYRLIDTAAGYLNEEAVGRAIKRSGVPREELFITTKLWVQDAGYESAKLAFAKSLKKLQLDYLDLYLIHQPFGDYYGAWRAMEELYREGKIKAIGVSNFLPDRLMDLIVHNEIVPAVNQIETHPFYQQTETTAFLKDQGVQHQSWAPFAEGRGNLFGNEALTSIAEKHNKSVAQIVLRWLVQREVVVIPKSVRKERIVENFDIFDFDLSADDMEQISTLDTRESLFLSYRDPEVAKMMGNWKVDL, encoded by the coding sequence ATGCAAACCGTAACCTTGAACAATGGAGTGAAAATGCCGGTCATCGGCTTCGGCGTCTACCAAGTTCCCGATGCTGAAGAATGCGAGAACGCCGTATATGAAGCACTGATGACCGGTTACCGCCTGATCGACACCGCCGCCGGTTATCTGAACGAGGAAGCGGTCGGGCGCGCCATCAAGCGCAGCGGCGTACCGCGTGAGGAGCTGTTCATCACGACCAAGCTTTGGGTTCAGGATGCCGGCTACGAGAGTGCCAAGCTGGCGTTTGCCAAATCCCTGAAGAAGCTGCAGCTCGACTATCTTGATCTGTACCTTATACACCAGCCGTTCGGCGATTACTACGGCGCATGGCGCGCAATGGAAGAGCTGTACCGCGAAGGCAAAATCAAGGCGATCGGGGTTAGCAACTTCCTGCCCGACCGTCTGATGGACCTCATCGTGCATAACGAAATCGTGCCCGCCGTCAACCAGATCGAAACGCACCCGTTCTACCAGCAGACGGAGACCACCGCTTTTTTGAAAGACCAGGGAGTTCAACACCAGTCATGGGCGCCGTTCGCTGAAGGACGGGGCAACCTGTTCGGCAACGAGGCACTTACCTCGATCGCTGAAAAGCATAACAAGTCCGTCGCCCAGATCGTGTTGCGCTGGCTTGTTCAGCGTGAAGTCGTGGTCATTCCAAAATCGGTGCGCAAAGAGCGGATCGTCGAAAACTTCGACATATTCGATTTTGATTTAAGCGCGGACGATATGGAACAAATCTCCACGCTCGATACGCGGGAAAGTCTTTTCTTATCGTACCGCGATCCGGAAGTCGCCAAGATGATGGGCAACTGGAAAGTCGATCTGTAA
- a CDS encoding SDR family NAD(P)-dependent oxidoreductase, with translation MGKKLIVIVGAGPGVSSSVSRIFGSKGFKVILVARNEQALAELVRNLEARGVEAYGATANAADPAALQTAFEQIKRNHGIPEALVYNAAVIKLGTASSLTEAELLDDLNVNVVGALSSALQVIPDFIERRSGTILFTGGGFALTPSYELASLSIGKAALRSLVYTLGEELAPHGIHVGTITIAGTVAVNTKFDPDRIAQAYWDMYEKQNEREIIYQ, from the coding sequence ATGGGCAAAAAATTAATTGTAATTGTTGGGGCAGGTCCCGGCGTGAGTTCTAGCGTATCCAGAATATTCGGTTCGAAAGGGTTCAAGGTTATCCTTGTTGCCAGGAATGAACAAGCGTTGGCGGAGCTTGTGAGAAACCTGGAGGCCCGGGGCGTTGAGGCCTATGGAGCAACAGCGAACGCTGCGGATCCAGCCGCTCTTCAAACCGCGTTCGAGCAGATCAAAAGAAATCATGGAATCCCGGAAGCGCTAGTCTATAATGCAGCAGTTATTAAACTGGGGACTGCATCGAGTCTAACGGAGGCCGAGCTATTGGACGATCTGAATGTCAATGTGGTTGGGGCTTTAAGCAGTGCTCTACAAGTCATTCCCGACTTCATTGAACGGAGGAGTGGAACGATTTTGTTCACAGGCGGCGGATTTGCCTTAACTCCTTCCTATGAATTGGCTTCTTTGTCTATCGGAAAGGCCGCTCTACGCAGCTTAGTCTATACTTTAGGAGAAGAATTGGCGCCTCATGGCATTCATGTGGGCACCATCACAATTGCCGGCACAGTTGCGGTGAACACAAAATTCGACCCTGATCGAATCGCCCAAGCGTATTGGGATATGTATGAAAAGCAGAACGAACGTGAAATCATCTATCAGTAA
- a CDS encoding Lrp/AsnC family transcriptional regulator, translating into MDQVDKNILLALQDNARISMTELGKMVGLTQPAVTERVRRMEERGIIKDYRTVVAREKIGKHTMAVIWLRATNCESFHAFCQSAQEVIECHRISGGEYNHLLKVVTESLPDLEMFENEIVKYGKFATSIVLSSPIENKSLTAIVPESSIR; encoded by the coding sequence TTGGATCAGGTTGATAAGAATATCCTGTTAGCTTTGCAGGACAATGCAAGGATCTCGATGACGGAACTAGGCAAGATGGTTGGGCTAACCCAGCCTGCTGTGACGGAGAGAGTTCGGCGGATGGAGGAAAGGGGAATTATCAAAGACTATCGGACGGTCGTCGCAAGAGAGAAGATCGGTAAACATACGATGGCGGTTATTTGGCTGCGGGCAACGAATTGCGAATCGTTCCATGCTTTCTGCCAATCCGCCCAGGAAGTGATTGAATGCCATAGAATAAGCGGGGGAGAGTATAATCACTTGTTGAAAGTAGTAACCGAGTCACTGCCGGATTTAGAGATGTTTGAGAATGAAATCGTAAAGTACGGGAAATTCGCAACGTCCATCGTACTTTCTTCCCCTATTGAAAATAAATCCCTGACCGCGATCGTCCCTGAGTCTAGTATTCGGTAA
- a CDS encoding VOC family protein: protein MNFASVRIITDDVDRLVEFYEKVMGVSAERPAPVFAELIVPSCTLAIGHSQTTQLFGADSVVGANNRSVIIEFRVDDVEAEYVRLKPFVDNWVMEPTMMPWGNRSMLFRDPDGNLLNLFEPVTEDAIKRFRGRH from the coding sequence GTGAATTTCGCTTCTGTACGCATCATTACTGACGACGTGGATCGTCTCGTCGAGTTCTATGAGAAAGTCATGGGGGTTTCGGCGGAGCGACCCGCTCCCGTATTTGCCGAACTCATTGTGCCATCATGCACCCTTGCAATCGGCCACTCCCAGACGACGCAGCTATTCGGCGCCGATTCCGTAGTAGGGGCCAATAATCGCTCTGTTATTATTGAGTTCCGGGTCGACGATGTCGAAGCCGAATATGTGCGCTTGAAGCCATTTGTCGATAATTGGGTAATGGAACCGACCATGATGCCGTGGGGGAACCGTTCTATGCTGTTCCGCGATCCCGATGGCAACCTTCTTAACCTCTTCGAGCCGGTGACCGAGGATGCGATTAAACGGTTTAGAGGTAGACATTGA
- a CDS encoding nuclear transport factor 2 family protein: MSTLSYEQAEQLLYLFADRYIRKNYDAFLDLFADDIVFEFPYAQEPNPKRLDGKAALQQYLEKLGEVLEITSFTTPVIHIAADAPVFFAQFEASGKNIVTGRAYEQSYISVIEVQDGRIVRYQDYWNPLALS, translated from the coding sequence ATGAGTACCTTGTCTTATGAGCAAGCTGAGCAGCTCCTTTATCTTTTCGCCGACCGCTATATTCGTAAGAATTATGATGCATTCCTCGATTTGTTTGCTGACGATATTGTCTTCGAATTTCCTTATGCCCAGGAACCCAATCCTAAACGTCTGGACGGGAAAGCGGCGCTGCAGCAGTATCTGGAGAAGTTGGGGGAGGTGCTTGAAATAACCTCTTTCACCACACCAGTCATTCATATAGCGGCCGACGCCCCCGTGTTCTTTGCTCAGTTCGAAGCAAGCGGTAAAAACATAGTCACAGGCAGAGCTTATGAACAAAGCTATATATCCGTAATCGAAGTTCAAGATGGCAGGATTGTCCGTTATCAGGACTACTGGAATCCATTGGCGCTATCTTGA
- a CDS encoding RidA family protein — MEIVNPKTLTDKVTSVISHVVVTTASKLAFISGQVAVDEAGALVGSGDYYAQAIQVFTNLKHALEAAQAEPLYIAKMNIFVVNHNPELISIIFDAGFHVFGSNWPKTASTYIGVQALADPEWLIEIDAIVIFP, encoded by the coding sequence ATGGAAATCGTGAATCCGAAGACATTGACGGATAAGGTTACATCTGTAATTTCTCATGTCGTAGTAACTACTGCCTCTAAACTGGCCTTCATCTCAGGTCAGGTTGCTGTAGATGAAGCAGGCGCATTGGTCGGTTCAGGGGACTATTACGCACAAGCGATTCAAGTGTTCACCAATCTAAAGCATGCATTAGAAGCCGCACAAGCGGAACCATTGTACATTGCAAAAATGAATATTTTTGTGGTAAACCACAACCCGGAATTGATTTCGATTATTTTTGACGCCGGATTTCATGTGTTTGGCTCTAACTGGCCGAAGACAGCAAGTACCTATATAGGCGTTCAGGCACTAGCCGATCCTGAATGGCTTATCGAAATAGACGCTATCGTGATCTTCCCATAA
- a CDS encoding TetR/AcrR family transcriptional regulator, with product MVARTKAFDTNEILHKAMNVFGNLGYEGTSLPDLITGLGIARQSIYDTYGTKWELFFAAVRHYMDQKNQELKQHCEGPGTVVEKVELAFTTIIKVLMDPELRLQCFIISSAIEQAPHHEELAAYLHESVELSEQIFYTMLERAVEEGEIGPEVNIRDLARFLVHERIALITSAKLGMDEQRLFAILRMVLTVFRTIQGS from the coding sequence ATGGTGGCAAGAACGAAGGCCTTTGATACGAATGAAATTTTGCATAAAGCTATGAATGTCTTCGGAAACCTTGGCTATGAGGGCACCTCGCTGCCGGATTTGATCACTGGGCTGGGCATTGCCCGCCAAAGCATATATGATACGTATGGAACGAAGTGGGAGCTGTTTTTCGCAGCAGTTAGGCATTATATGGATCAGAAGAATCAGGAGTTGAAGCAACATTGCGAGGGACCGGGAACGGTCGTTGAAAAGGTGGAGCTTGCATTCACGACCATCATTAAAGTCCTCATGGACCCCGAATTGCGCCTTCAATGCTTCATTATTAGCAGCGCGATCGAGCAGGCGCCTCATCACGAGGAGCTGGCTGCTTATTTGCACGAGAGTGTCGAGCTGTCGGAACAGATCTTTTACACCATGCTGGAACGCGCGGTGGAAGAGGGGGAAATAGGCCCGGAGGTGAATATTCGAGACCTAGCTCGGTTCCTGGTGCATGAGCGGATCGCCCTGATCACGTCAGCCAAGCTGGGAATGGATGAGCAGAGGCTGTTTGCCATTTTACGGATGGTACTAACAGTCTTTCGAACAATACAAGGCAGTTAA
- a CDS encoding DUF4241 domain-containing protein, whose amino-acid sequence MVPTSEWLSQWEQQRDKLKCPVDLNDYFALPEIAGKQLEIIDIGPTSILTGQILVRDPLCYLGHIEEQPYFQTAPVGTYSTEVCVVKPDEDGDCARYAAVRLRFSDVPAFRFEEALIGHEDISEMEDGEFFGFNVDAGLACICDKQAHQAFCDFASRWHKEHPDGNLYDDYFAALFAKSFRENPQYQRDGGDWVNWRIPDTEYHVPLFQSGFGDGADPAFERSDGRLSR is encoded by the coding sequence ATGGTGCCAACAAGTGAATGGCTGTCCCAGTGGGAGCAGCAGCGTGACAAATTGAAATGCCCTGTAGATTTAAATGACTATTTTGCTTTGCCTGAAATTGCAGGTAAGCAGCTGGAAATTATAGATATCGGTCCTACCTCTATTCTTACTGGCCAAATTCTTGTCCGCGATCCGCTATGTTATTTGGGGCATATTGAGGAGCAGCCTTATTTTCAAACGGCGCCCGTTGGAACCTACTCAACCGAAGTCTGTGTGGTGAAGCCGGACGAGGATGGTGACTGTGCTCGCTATGCCGCCGTTCGTCTGCGATTTTCCGATGTTCCTGCCTTCCGGTTCGAGGAAGCTCTGATTGGACATGAAGATATTTCGGAGATGGAGGACGGAGAGTTTTTTGGCTTTAATGTAGATGCCGGTCTGGCATGTATTTGCGATAAGCAGGCGCATCAAGCTTTTTGCGACTTTGCTAGTCGGTGGCATAAAGAACATCCTGATGGCAATCTTTACGATGATTATTTTGCTGCCCTGTTTGCCAAGAGTTTTCGTGAAAATCCGCAGTATCAGCGCGATGGAGGCGATTGGGTGAACTGGCGGATTCCTGATACCGAGTACCATGTACCCCTGTTTCAGTCCGGTTTTGGTGATGGCGCTGATCCAGCCTTCGAGAGAAGTGATGGACGTCTGTCCAGGTGA
- a CDS encoding MarR family transcriptional regulator, whose protein sequence is MDTANKNKAAIHEFFVQFLEQKEQYETRITATYLEDIRKHIESEFSLNMTELHTIACIGEQEPINVTSIAERINLSKGNTSKIANKLLKAGWVRKAQLNDNKKEVYFRLTPVGKKLFAAHDELHAKEKQRMNEFLERYNERELEFIKRLFGDMVDFYR, encoded by the coding sequence ATGGATACTGCCAATAAAAACAAAGCTGCAATTCATGAATTTTTCGTTCAGTTTCTTGAGCAAAAAGAACAATATGAAACCCGAATAACTGCCACATACCTGGAGGATATCCGGAAGCATATTGAATCGGAATTCAGCTTGAATATGACGGAACTGCACACCATTGCGTGCATCGGAGAGCAGGAGCCGATCAATGTCACTTCCATCGCGGAAAGGATAAATTTAAGCAAAGGGAATACCTCCAAGATCGCAAATAAATTACTAAAGGCCGGTTGGGTGCGAAAAGCCCAACTCAACGATAACAAAAAGGAAGTGTATTTTCGGCTAACGCCTGTCGGCAAAAAGCTATTTGCTGCTCATGATGAGCTCCATGCGAAGGAAAAGCAAAGAATGAACGAATTTTTGGAAAGATACAACGAACGCGAGCTTGAATTTATCAAACGGCTGTTTGGAGATATGGTTGACTTCTATCGCTAA